DNA from Thermoflexus sp.:
GCGTGGAGGGTCACCGGCACCACCAGGGGAGCGAGCCGGCGGATCTGGGCCAGGGGGCCGCCGCGGATGTTCTCCAGCTCATAGCCCCGAGCCCGCTGGGCATCCATGGTTTGCATGGCGTCCCGTCCCAGGGTGGGGATGAAGCGGAAGGCCAGGTCCATGGCGTAAGCGATCTTATCCGGCAGACCCAGGCCCCGGAAGACCACGCCGTACTGGGAGGGATCCAGGGTGTAGGGGATCAGGATGGCCGCGGTGATCACCGTCCCCATCCGGCACATCTGGCTGAGGGCGAAGAAGAGGCGCTCCACCGTGATGGGAATAGCGGGGGTCCATCCGAACAGGGAGATGGGCAGGGTTAGGCGGGCCAGCAGCCGCTCCGTCTGATAGACCTCGAAGCCTCCACGGCCGGTCAGGAAAGTGATGAACACGAACACGAAGGCCACGAAGCCGGTGAACAGCCAGGCCCGACGGGTTTCCCGCCAAGTCAGCCGGTTCAGCCGGAAGTAGAGGAGGGCCAGGCCCCACAGGCCCGCCAGCACCCGCACGTCCCAGAAAAAGAGGGTGGAGAGCATCAACGAGAGGGCGGCGAGCAGACGAGCCCGCGGGTCGAAGGCCTCCAGGAAGCTGCCCCGCCGTCGATAGGGCCACGTCACCAGCACCGGGCTCTCCTCCTCCAGACGCGGAAACCTAGGCTCATGCCACCCCGGCGCCCCGGCCCAGCTGCTGCTGGAGGGCGTTATAGGCGCCCACCAGCAACGGGGTGAGGATGGCCGCGTGGAGGATGTTGGGCCCCGCCGCTGGCACGAACTCCCCCAGCAGGGCCACCGCCGGCGGGTAGCCGTTGATCCAGATGTCGGCGATGGCCGCGAAGCCGATGCCCACGATGTTGGCCACCGCGCCCCAGACGATGACCGAGGCCAGGGCGATGTTAGAGCCCAGGACGAACCGGAGGGCCACCACCAGAAGGGCTCCGATCAATGGCACCCAGCGCATCAATGGGCTGAGCGGCCCGCCGAAGAAAGGGCTCTTGACCTCCGTGGTCAACGCCCACAGGCTCAGGGCCACGCCCACAGCGGCCACGATCCCGGTGAGGAGGTTCAGCGCCCGCTCCCGTCCCAGGATCACGGGCAGGCCGGCCACCAGCCCGACGAGGCCGTTCCCGATGTCCCACGCCGGGAACACGCCCCAGCCCGTGAGGAAATCCCCCAGGATGTTTCCTACAGCACCGGTGAAGAAACCCACCGCGGGGCCGAACACGTAACCGAAGAAGACTGGGAAGACGATCGCAGGGCGCAGCGCCACCTGGCTCACCGAGGGAACCACGAAGACGGTGCCGTTGAATAAGTAGGAGAACACGCCGTAGAGGGCGGCCCCGATAGCCATATACACCACTTCGCGGGTGCCGATCTGCCACGCGGGGTGATCCGCCGTGGCGAAGTAAACGATATAGACCAGGACTGCGCCGATGGCCACCCAGAGGAGCCAGCCGAAGCCCTGAAGCCGTGCGCCGGACTCCCCGGTCATCCGGCTGGCCAGTCCCATCAGCAAGACCACCACGACTAGCAAAAGCAACCAGGTTAACGCCTTGCGCGCCATGGCTCCCTCCATCGGTAGGGATAGGATGTATGCGGCTCGGCTCTGACCCGGAAGACGAGATGGCCTCCCCTTCCTTAATAAATAGTCAGCAGGTGGGCGACAGCCCGATTTCCCCCCATCCCCTCTCTGAAACGGGGAGGGGAGATTTTAGGCTCCCCCTTCCCTCGTAGGGAAGGGGGCCGGGGGGTGAGGTCCAAGGATCCCCTCCCCGTGGTCCTTATTTTAGCTTGAAGGGGATGCGCCCGGCTTAAGCCAGAGGAGACGGCGGGTTCCCCTGAAGGAGCTCTGCCAGCCGCTCGGCCCGCTGGAATCGTCCGGTTCGAGGCAGATGCTGGCGGTTGGCCTCCAGCAGGGAGGTGGGAACCAGCCGTCCCCGCCGCATCACTTCGGGATCCGAGAAGACCGTCTCCGCAGGGCCGTCCGCAAGGAGCCGGCCTTCTGCCACGACCCAGACCCGGTTGGCGAACGAGAGCGCCAGATCCAGATCGTGGGTGATGAAGACCAGGGCGTCCACCGCCTGGGCTGGACCAAAGGCGATCTCGGCGATCGCATCCATCAATCGCATATATGCCCGGTAATCCTGCCCCGCCGTCGGCTCATCCATGACCAGGATCCGGCTGCGCATGCTGAGCACCGAGGCGATGGTCACCCGCTTCTGCTGGCCGAAACTCAATGCCCAGGGTGAGGAACGCGCCTGATCCAGCAGCCCCACCAGCTCCAGCGCCCATCGCACATTCGTTTCGATCTCCTGAGGGGGGTGACCCAGGTTGCGCGGCCCGAAGGCCACCTCCTCCCATACGGTGGGGGCGAAGAGCATCTGGCTGGGGCTCTGGAACACATACCCGATGGTGCGGGCAATCTCCGCCACCGTCTGCTCGCGCGTGGTTTTCTTCCCCACCCACACCCGACCCCGGCGGGGCTTCAGCAATCCCATCGCCAGTTTCAGCAAGGTGGTCTTGCCGGCCCCGTTGGGCCCCAGGATCGCCAGGCTGTCCCCTTTCCGGATTTCCGCGTGGATCTCATGCACAACATCCGGTCCGTCGCCGTAGCCAAAAGAGACGTTCTCGAAGACCACCAAGGGTGGAGCGGCGGGAGAGGCGGGCGGGATCTCCACCGCGGGCTTCTTATATCCGCGAACGGCCGGCCAGCGGCGCAACCAGACCGGAAAGGGAACCTTGACCGTTGTGGGATCCACACGTTCGAAGAATGCCTCCGGATCCCCATCGAAGGCCAGGCGTCCTTCCTCCAGGTAGAGCACCCGGTTCGGGTGGGCGTTCATCGCATCCTCCACCCGGTGCTCCACCAGCAGCACGGTATGGCCTTCCCGGTGAAGCTGACGGAAGAGGACCAGCGCGTCCTGAGCGCTCTGGGGATCCAGGGAGGCCAGGGGCTCATCCAGAAGGAGGATCCGAGGCGCCATGGCCAGGACGCCGGCGAGGGCCACGCGTTGCTTCTCTCCTCCGGAAAGCTGAAAGGTCGGTCGATCCCGCAGATGGGCGATCCCCAGGGCATGCAGGACCTCATCCACCCGCTCCAGGATCCGGGAGCGAGGCCAGCCCAGGTTCTCCAGCCCGAAGGCGACGTCATGGAGGACATCGGCGGCTACGATCTGGCGTTCCGGATCCTGAAGCAAAGTGCCCACCTGCTGGGAGAGCCGGGCCAGCGGCCATGTGCGAGGATCCAGCCCGCCGATCCGGATGGCCCCTTGAAGCTCCCCCTTGTAGCTTCGAGGGATCAGGCCGTTCAGCGCCCGCAGCAGGGTGCTCTTCCCGCACCCGCTGGGCCCGGCGATCAGGACCATTTCCCCCTCTTCGACCGAAAAGGAGATCCCCTGCACCGCCGGCCGGGGCCGCGCCGCATAGCGGAAGGTGAAATCGTGAACCTCCAGGATCGGAGCCATTCTGGGATGCTCCTGTGCCCGCGCTTCGTCCCCTTTGGATCCCCGATTCGGGCCTCACTGCACAGGCCCTCTGTTGCAGCAGATTTTAACACAACAGGTTGCGCGATCGGTTCCCCGGAGAAACCTCTGGAGTCATCTCCGGCCCCAAGAAAAGCATGGCCGGAGGAGTTGCCTGCTGGATGTTTCCTCATCATAATCGGGGTGGAAGCCGGACCCCTGAACGCTTCACCGGAAACAGGAGGCCCTTATGCGGCTGGCGCAGCGGATGTTCCGATTGGGCACGGAGACGGCCTTTGAGGTGCTGGCGCGGGCGAAGGCCCTGGAGGCCCAGGGCCGGGAGATCATCCATCTGGAAATCGGGGAGCCGGATTTCGACACCCCCGCTCACATCAAGGCCGCCGCCGTGCGGGCGCTGGACGAGGGGTATACTCACTACACTCCCGCGGCTGGGATCCCCGCCCTGCGGGAGGCCATCGCCGATTATATCCGTCGCACCCGGGGCATCCCGGTCGGGCCGGAGAACGTGGTGGTGGTCCCCGGGGGGAAGCCGATCATGTTCTTCGCCATCCTCGCCCTGGTGGAGGAGGGCGATGAGGTGATCTATCCCAATCCGGGTTTCCCCATCTATGAGTCCATGATCCGTTTTGTGGGGGGGCGGCCGGTGCCCCTGCGGCTGCGGATGGAGAACGAGTTCCGCGTCGATGTGGAGGAGCTGGCCCGCCTCATC
Protein-coding regions in this window:
- a CDS encoding ECF transporter S component; translated protein: MARKALTWLLLLVVVVLLMGLASRMTGESGARLQGFGWLLWVAIGAVLVYIVYFATADHPAWQIGTREVVYMAIGAALYGVFSYLFNGTVFVVPSVSQVALRPAIVFPVFFGYVFGPAVGFFTGAVGNILGDFLTGWGVFPAWDIGNGLVGLVAGLPVILGRERALNLLTGIVAAVGVALSLWALTTEVKSPFFGGPLSPLMRWVPLIGALLVVALRFVLGSNIALASVIVWGAVANIVGIGFAAIADIWINGYPPAVALLGEFVPAAGPNILHAAILTPLLVGAYNALQQQLGRGAGVA
- a CDS encoding ABC transporter ATP-binding protein, producing the protein MAPILEVHDFTFRYAARPRPAVQGISFSVEEGEMVLIAGPSGCGKSTLLRALNGLIPRSYKGELQGAIRIGGLDPRTWPLARLSQQVGTLLQDPERQIVAADVLHDVAFGLENLGWPRSRILERVDEVLHALGIAHLRDRPTFQLSGGEKQRVALAGVLAMAPRILLLDEPLASLDPQSAQDALVLFRQLHREGHTVLLVEHRVEDAMNAHPNRVLYLEEGRLAFDGDPEAFFERVDPTTVKVPFPVWLRRWPAVRGYKKPAVEIPPASPAAPPLVVFENVSFGYGDGPDVVHEIHAEIRKGDSLAILGPNGAGKTTLLKLAMGLLKPRRGRVWVGKKTTREQTVAEIARTIGYVFQSPSQMLFAPTVWEEVAFGPRNLGHPPQEIETNVRWALELVGLLDQARSSPWALSFGQQKRVTIASVLSMRSRILVMDEPTAGQDYRAYMRLMDAIAEIAFGPAQAVDALVFITHDLDLALSFANRVWVVAEGRLLADGPAETVFSDPEVMRRGRLVPTSLLEANRQHLPRTGRFQRAERLAELLQGNPPSPLA
- a CDS encoding energy-coupling factor transporter transmembrane component T, coding for MLVTWPYRRRGSFLEAFDPRARLLAALSLMLSTLFFWDVRVLAGLWGLALLYFRLNRLTWRETRRAWLFTGFVAFVFVFITFLTGRGGFEVYQTERLLARLTLPISLFGWTPAIPITVERLFFALSQMCRMGTVITAAILIPYTLDPSQYGVVFRGLGLPDKIAYAMDLAFRFIPTLGRDAMQTMDAQRARGYELENIRGGPLAQIRRLAPLVVPVTLHALMAAEDIIDAMDLRAFGVGRRTWVTELRFRRHDFILLGLSAALFFGSMAAAALGFGRFWTP